In Marinitoga litoralis, the genomic stretch CAAGATTTAAAAAGGAAGTCAGGCCAGGAGATACTTTAATATATGATATAGAATTACTACAAGAAAAAATGGGAATGTATAAAGTTAAAGGAATAGCTAAGGTGGAAAGCAAAGTAGTTGCGAGTGCAGAATTAATGGTTGGAATAAAGAGGGGATAAAATGTATATTACTCAAATAAATGTATATATTCCAGAAAATAAATTGGATAATAAAATATTATCCAAAAAATTCAATGTTTCTGAAGATTGGATATTAAAAAGAACTGGAATAAAAAATAGATACATTTCTAATATTGATATTTTTCAAATGGGCTTAAAAGCTGCTGAGAAATTAAATTTAGAAGATGTTGACACAATTCTTTTTGTTTCATCTATAGGAGCTCATTATGTACCTTATTATGTCAGAACATATGAAAAATTAAATATTGATAAATTAAGATATGGAATAGATGTATCTAATGGTTTTGTAGGCTTTGTGACTTCACTGCATATAGCTGATGTTATGTTTAGGGAAAAAATTGCAAATAAAATATTAATAATAGTATCAGAAAAATTGTCAGAGCTTGTAGATGAAGAAGATATTAATACATCAATATTATTTTCTGATGCTGCAGTTGCAATGGTTTTGGAAAATAATGATAATTGTGTTTGCGATCATAGAGTAATATATGATAGTGAATATTTAGATGCATTAAATGTTAATGATAATAAAAAAATTATAATGAATGGAAAAAGAGTATACAAGTTTGCCGTTAGTAACATGAAAAAAATGATAAAAGATTACTTAAAAGACTACGAAGAAAAAATAATTGTTCCACATCAAGCTAATAAGAGAATATTAGAAAGTGTGAAAAATAATTTTAATAATATGGAGTTTTTAGATATTATAGAAGATTTTGGAAATACAGGAGCAGCAAGTATCCCTTTGACATTATATAAAATATACGGAAATACAAAAATAGATTTAAAAAAACACTTATTAATATCTGTAGGTGGAGGAATGACAACATCAGGTATTACCTGGAGGTGCAATAATGAATAGAGTTACACAATTGCTTGGTATTAAATATCCTATTTTAGAAGGTGGAATGGCTTGGGTTGGCACTCCAAAATTAGCTGCTGCAGTTTCTGAAGCAGGAGGATTAGGCACAATAGGTGCAGGTAGTATGACACCAGAGATTTTAAAAGATGCTATAAAAACTATAAAAGATTTTACTAATAAACCGTTTGCAGTAAATATAATATTGGTAAATCCCTATGCTGATCAATTAGTTGAAATAGTCAAAGAAGAAAATGTCCCTATAGTTATATTTGGAGCAGGTAATCCTGGGAAATATATACCTTCATTAAAAGAAACAAATATAAAAGTATTAGCTGTTGTATCTTCAGAAAATTTAGCAATTAGACTTGAAAAAATAGGAGTTGATGCAATTATTGGTGAAGGTATGGAATGTGGAGGCCATATTGGAGATGTCTCAACAATGGTGTTAATACCAAAACTAGTTGATGTATTAAATGTTCCTGTAATTGCAGCAGGTGGAATAGCAGATATAAGAGGTATGAAAGCTGCATTTGAATTAGGTGCTGAAGGAATTCAAATGGGAACTAGATTTATAGCAACTTATGAATGTGAAGCGCATGAAAATTATAAGAATCTAATATTAAAAGCTGGAATAAGAGATGCAATAGTTACAGGAGCTGCTATTGGGCATCCTGCAAGAGTGATAAAGACTAAATTTGCAAAAAAAATAAAAAGTTTAGAATTACAGTCTCCAGAAGAAGCGGAAGAAATGTTAGTTGGTAGTTTAAAAAATGCATTTTTATATGGAGATTTAGATAATGGATCGTTTATGGCAGGTCAAAGTGCAGGTTTAATAAATGAAATTAAAAGTGTAAAAGAAATTATTGAAGAGTTTGGAAAAGAAATAAGTGAGGTGTTAAAATGATTGCCTTTGTATTTCCTGGACAAGGATCACAAAAATTAGGTATGGGAAAAGAAATTTTAGATAAGTATCCTGAATATAATGAATATTTAGATAAAGCATCAAAGGTTATAAATGTTGATCTGAAATCAATTATTTTTGGAGACGATGAAAAAATATTAACATTGACTGAAAATGCTCAACCAGCGTTATTAAGTATTTCATATATTATATATTTGTATGCAACAGAAAAATTAAATATACATCCTGATATTGTAGCAGGTCATTCATTAGGTGAGTGGACAGCTTTAGTTGCTTCAGATGTAATTTCTTTTGAAGAAGGAGTACAATTAGTTAGATTAAGAGGAAAATACATGAGTGAAGCATGCCCTCCAGGTGTAGGAAGTATGGGAGCGGTAATTGGATTGGATATTAATCGAGTAAGAGAATTAATAGATAAATTTGAGAATATCAATATAGCTAATCATAATGCTTTGGATCAAATAGTTATTAGTGGAGATAAGAAAGAAGTAGTTGAGGCATTGGAATTATTAAAAGAAAATGGAGCAAAAAAAGTAGTAGAGTTGAATGTTAGCGGCCCTTTCCATTCAAAATTAATAAAACAAGCTCAAGAAAAGTTAGCAGAAAATTTAAAAGACACTGAATTTAATAAACCAAAATATAATCTTATTCAAAATTACACAGGTGATGTGGAAAATGACCCTAAAAAGATAAAAGAAAACATAATTAATCAAATTACAGGAACAGTAAGGTGGGTAGATAGTGTTAAAAAGATGAAAGAATTAGGAGTTACAGAAGTATATGAAGTAGGGCCAGGAAAGGTATTAACAGGTTTGGTAAAAAGAATAGATAAAAGTTTAAATCCAAAAAGTATTTTGAGTATATAAAATTAATCACAAGACAGCCAAAAAAAGAAATCCAGCTATTTGCTGGATTTCTTTTACATAAATCCTTCAAATAAATTAACTTGATTTTTTTCTGGAAGTCCTTTTAACATTCCTAATTTTTTAAAAGTTTCTACTGTAGTTTTATTAATACCAGTTCTATTTAATAAATCTTCGATGGATAAGAACTCTTTTTCTTTTCTTGCTTCAAGAATACTAATTGCAGCTTTTTCTCCTAAGTTTGGCACTTTAATAAATGGTATTCTCAAATTATTTTCTTCAATAATAAAATTCTTAGCATCAGATTTATATATATCAGGAGGTAAAAATCCAAAACCACGTAATAACATTTCGTATGCTATTTCTAACACTGTGAGTTCATTTTTCTCTTTTACATCTAATGATTTTAATGATTTTAATTCAAAAATTCTAGATCTAATTGCATTTTTCCCTTTAAGAATAACTTCGATATTAAATTCATCGCCCTTTACAGAAAAGTATGTTGCATAAAAAGCAAGGGGATAATGAACTTTGAAATAAGCAATTCTAAAAGCCATACTAACATATGCAGCAGCATGGGCTTTTGGGAAAAGATATTTTATTTTTTTACAAGAATTAATAAACCATTCTGGAACATTATTCTTTTTCATTTCTTCTTCATCTTCATCTGCAAGACCTTTTCCTTTTCTAACCTTCTCCATAATAAAGAAAGAGTGTTTTTTATCTAGGCCTTTTTGTATTAAATAATTCATAATATCATCACGACATGCAATAACTTCATCAACAGTTGCCTGTTTTGAAACTATTAAATCTCTAGCATTATTTAACCAAACATCGGTACCATGAGATAAACCTGATATTCTAACCAATGCAGCAAATGTTTTTGGTTTTGTTTCTTCTAACATTCCTCTAACAAATTGTGTTCCGAATTCTGGAATTCCTAATGTTCCAACAGTTGTTCTTAAATCAGATGTTAAATCAATACCTAAAGCTTTAGAAGAAGAAAAAATAGACATTGTTTCTTTATCATCCATTTTTATTTTATTATATTCAACCCCAGTTAAATCACTTAACATTTTTAAAAAGGTAGGGTCATCGTGTCCAAGTGCGTCTAACTTAACCAAATCATCATGAATAACATGATAATCAAAATGTGTTGTCATAGTGTCTGCCTTTCTATCATTTGCTGGAAATTGAACAGGAGTAAAGTCATATACTTCCATATTTTTAGGTACAATCATTAAACCACCTGGATGTTGTCCAGTTGTTCTTCTAGCACCTTCTATTTTTTTTGCTAATCTAATTATTTCAGGGGTTTTTAATTCTTCTCCAATTTCTTCAGAATATTTTCTTACATATCCATAGGCTGTTTTTTCTGCAACTGTAGATATAGTACCAGCTCTAAAAACATGATCAGATCCGAATAATTCTTCTATGAACTTATGAGCTCTAGACTGATATTCTCCAGAAAAGTTTAAATCTATATCAGGAACTTTATCTCCTTCAAATCCCATAAATGTTTCAAAAGGAATATCTTGACCATTTTTATATAGCTCTGTTCCGCACTTTGGACATTTCTTATCTGGTAAATCATATCCAGAATCATATGAACCATCAGTAATAAACTCGCTATACTTACATTCTGGGCATATATAATGAGGAGGCAAAGGATTAACCTCTGTAATTCCCATCATTGTAGCTACTAATGAAGATCCTACAGAACCTCTTGAACCAACTAAATACCCATCATCATTTGATTTTTTTACAATTTTTTGAGCCATTAAATATAAAACAGCATATCCGTGATTAATAATAGAGTTTAATTCTCTTTCAATTCTTGCTTTAACAATTTCAGGTAATGGATCACCGTATAATTCTTTAGCTGTTTTCCAACTTAATTCTCTAACGGTGTCATCAGCACCTTCTATTATTGGAGGGTGCAGTTTGCCTTCTAATGGTTTTATTTCTTCAATCAAATCAGCAATTTTATTTGTGTTTTCTATGACTATTTCCTTAGCTATATTGTCATCTTCAAATATTTCGTATGCAGCTTCTAACATTTCATCTGTTGTTCTAAAATGTTTATTAGAATCATATACAGATTTCTTTTGTCCTTTTGTTGCTGAACCTATAATTAAAGCATCTCTAGCTTTTTTATCTTCTATATTTAAATAATGAGCATTACTAGTCATAACAACAGGTATATTAAATTTTTTAGCTGATTTATACAGATATTTGAAAAAATCTTTTATCTTTTCTTTTTCTACTCCACGATGTTCAATACTATCTAAAGGTTGAATTTCTATATAATCAAATAAACTAATTAAATCATCTATTTCTGCTTCTGAAGCACCTTTAGAATATTCTTCGAATATAATGTTCTTTGAACATCCACTACCAATTAATAACCCATTTCTATTTTCAAGTAGTTCACTTAATAATACTGTAGTATCTCTATAGAAATATTCTGTATGAGCTTTAGAAACTAATTTGTATAAATTTTTTAAACCGGTTCTATTTTTGACTAATACTGTAGTATGATATTTTCTAAGCTTTTTAAAATCAATCATTTTTTCTAGATTTATTAAATCGTTTATTTTTTTGATTCCTCTTCCTTTGGCTTTATCTAATAATTTTAAGAAAGCATATGCAGTTACTTTAGCATCCTCATGAGCTCTATGATGTTCAAAATCTCCCAATCCTAATGCATTAACAACTTTATCAAGAGAATGACCGCCTCTTAAATTCAATAGGGCTCTAGCCATAGCTAAAGTATCAATATATGGTATTTTTATTTCTATATCCATTATATCTTTTACCCAACGTCTTAAAAACCTATAATCAAAATTTGCGTTGTGAGCAACTAAAATTGAGTTTTCAATAAATTTCATAAATTCTGGTAAAACTTCATTAATATCAGGTGCATCTCTAAGCATTTCATTTGTAATACCAGTAATTTCTTGTATTTTTTGAGGTACATTTTTTTTAGGTTTAACTAATTTATGAAAAACATCTGTAATTTCACCATTTTCAATTTTTACAGCACCAAATTCAATTATTTCTTCTGTATTTGGATCAAAACCTGTTGTTTCAAAGTCAAAAACAACAAAATTAGAGTTAAATTCTATGTTTTCAGAAAAATTATTTATTATTGAGATCTTATTGTTTACTATATTTACTTCACAACCGAAAATTGGTTTAATGTTGTTTTTTTTAGCTGCACTATAAAATGTTGGAATTGATTGAACAACTTCATGATCTGTTATAGCAATTGCTTTATGTCCCCATTTAGCTGCAGTCTTTACCAATTCATCAACATCTAAAACAGAATCTAAAGCACTGAACTTAGAATGTGCATGCAATTCTACTCTTTTTTCCTCTGAATTATCAATTCTTTCATGTTTATCTATTTTCATTATATTTTCCGGAATAATAACATATTCTCTTATATATTCATCATATGTTACCTTACCTTCAATTTTTATATGATCTCCCTCTTTAATTTTACTATTAATCATTTCAGCATTATTTTTAAATATTTTTATGGTTATTGAATCTTTATTATCGGTAATATACATAATTAATATAATTGCTCTATCATTGAATTCTTTGTAAAAAACTGTTCCTTCAACAACAACTTTTGGAGTTTGATACACAAATTCATTTAATTTATTTAAAGGCATGGACACCTTATTAATAGCATTTCCCAAAATAACATTATTCTTATCTGTTTCTTTGTTTTGAACAATATCATCATTATTATCATATTCATCTATGATATATGTATCATCAATATTATTTAAATCATTACTTAAATCCTTTTCTAATTCTATATAATCAATATTTAGTGTTTCGTCAAAAATAAACTCATAGTTTGGTAAAAACCCCAAACCCCTAATTAAAATATTGTCAATTACTTTTTTGTTTTTTTTCATTCTTTCTAGTGCAAATTTGTTAGATACTCTAAAAATTAATTCGTTATTAGATATATCCGGTATTAAAAATCTTAGGTAATTTTCTTCATCATTACCTTTAATTAAATTTAACCAATTTTCTGATATATATTCAATGTTTTTCATGGAGGATAATTCTATTTTTACAGGCATTTTCATTAATCTTGAAAAGAATCTTTTAATAGATTTTTCTTCATTTTCGCTTAATGGGTTATGTAGTTTTAATATGAGAAAGTCGTTTATTTCAATATCTCCTTGAAGGTTAAAAGGATCAAATCCTAGTTTGGAAAGTAAAAAATCAGAAATTTTCATATGTGGCCCTCCTTCATTAACTACATAAATATATCATATTTTTTTTAAATTTTGAATAATAAAAAATGGAGTTCTTTCGAACCCCATTTTTTATTATGTATTAAAATTATAATTTTTTAATAGCTTGAGTTGCTGCAACTAAATCAATATCCCAAACAGGTGAAAATGGTGGAGAATATGCTAAGTCCATATTCCTTAACATTTCAACTGTTCCATTGTTATATATTAATGAAGTTATTACATTCAATCTTGGGTGTATCTCTCCGCCAATAAATTGAGCTCCTAATATCCTACCGCTTTCTTTTTCAAAAACTAATTTCATTTTAATTTTTTTTGATCCCCTATAATAATGAGCTCTACTTCCTGATTTAATATATACGGAATCAGCATTAAACCCTTTGTTGATTGCTTCTTTTAATGTTAATCCAGTTTTTGCATATTCAATATCTTCAAATTTGGTAATTAATGAACCAACTACTCCAATAAACGAATCATTTCCACCTGCTATATTTTTACCTGCTATTCTTCCTTGCTTATTTGCTGTTGTTCCAAGAGGAATATATACATTTTCTTTTGTAATATAATGATTTACTGTTGCACAATCTCCTGCAGAATATACATCATTTATATTTGTTTCCATTTTTTCATTAACAATAACAGCTCCATTTTTAGCCATGTTTAATCCTTTATCTTTTAAAAACTCTGTATTAGGTTTTACTCCAATAGCAACAATTACCATATCAGCTGTATATTCTTCATTATCAGTTATTACTTTGAATGATCCATTATCCTTTATTATATCTTTTGCAAAAGTATTAAATACTAAAGTAACTCCTTTTTCTTGTAAAGCATTAACAAATTCTTCGTGAATTTCTGGTTCAATATTTCCTAACAAATGATCGGTACCTTCAATTATTGTAATATCAATATTATGAGTTTTTAATGCTTCAGCAGTTTCAATACCAATAAACCCACCACCGATTACAATTGCTTTTTTGGGATTGTGAGAATTAATGTAATTTAATATATTTTTTGCATCATCAGGATTTCTTAATTTGAAAATCCCATCTTCACCCCATGCTGTAAAATGTGGAATTACTGGTGAAGCCCCAGTAGATATAACTAGCTTATCATACTTAACTTCTTTTTCTCCAGCTTCATTTTTTATATAAACAATTTTATTTTCAAAGTCAATATCATATACTTCGTTATTAACAAAAACATCAGCACCTTTTTTTTCTTTAAAAATTTCAGGAGTTAAAGCTATTACAGATTCTGGAGACTTAACATCACCACTTATAACATATGGAAGGCCACATCCACCATATGAAATATATGGTTCTTTTTGAAAAATTGCAATTTTTAAATCTTTATTAATTCTTTTTGCACTCGCAGCAGCACTTGTTCCTGCAGCAACTCCACCAATAATAACTACATCATATTTTTCCATGAAAACACCTCCGAAATATTTTATTAATAATATCTATTGATTATTAACATAAATTTTAAAAATAAATGGAGCTCAGCTCCACTATAATAATTCAAAGATAACGAATTACTTTAATAAATCATAATAGGATAATAATGATAAGAATATTGAATAGGTAATATATATAATACTAGGAATATAGAAAATCTGATTTTTTCCTAATGAAGTATTACCAAACAAGGAAGTGCCAAACCATTGAATCCCATTTTTAAAAATGATATATATAATTGCAAAAATCATTATTAAAGAAATAAAAAACTTAATGACTGCTGTTATTCTAGTTATTTTTAAATACCCTTTAAGATAATAAATAGCATTTAATTGTTCAGTTAGGCTATATATAAAAAATAATGAACCAATAATTATTAAATAAAAAACATCCAAAGTAAATTGATTACCAAGCATGCTTTGTATTAAGGGTTTTTGAAAATTAATAAAAATAACGACGGATAATAATATTAATGATATTAAAAAATTAAAACTAGAAAAAACAATTTTTAACCATCCTAATCCAGCGTTTCCTGGTTCAATAGTTTCTTTTTGTTCATTAAAAACATGTTCTTTTCTATTTTTAATTATATTTTTCCTTCTTCTCTCGTCGTGATGAATTTTTAACGTGGCCATATTATCCTCCTATTATTTCTTTGAACAATAATGCTTTGTTTTTGTCTAATAAACAGAATCTTATTTCTTTTATATTTTTTGATATTTTTGAAAAATCTTCAACAGCTAAATAATAAACCTTACATGCCTTATCAAAAGGATATCCAAATATACCAGAACTAATTGCAGGAAAAGATATTGAATTTAAATTTAATTCATCAGCTTTTTTTAATGAGTTTATTATCGCATTATATAATATATTTTCTTCGTTATCTTTTCCTCCATGCCAAACAGGACCTACTGCATGAATAATATATTTAGCTTTTAAGTTTCCCCCCGAAGTAATACCAACTTGTCCAGGTTTTATTATACCATTCTTTTTAATATATTCATCACTTTCTTTTTGGATGGTATATCCACCAGCTCTTACAATTGCTGCAGCTACACCACCACCATGTGATAAGTATGAATTGGCTGCGTTTACAATAGCATCAACATTTTCCTTTGTAATATCACCAATGACTATTTTAAAGGTTAAATCATTGATTCTTTTTTCAAAAATAGTCATAATATCATCTCCATATATAATATAAACTATTATATAAATAATATATACAATGAACCTAGTATAAGAGGGATTAAAACTGTTATAAATGAGTTTTTCATATATTCTTTAAATGATATAGTCTTATTGTAGTTCTTTTCTAATAACGATACTCCTACTATATTTTGAACAGCTCCTAATGGAGTTAAATTAGTACCTAAATTAGCTCCTATAGCATAAGCATACCATAGTTCAAATGGAGCTCCATTTATAATCAATAATTTAATAACAGGAGCTAAAATCAATGTTCCTGGTACAGCACTTAAAAACGGAATTGTGAATGCAGAAATCCACATTATTACTAACATTAATATTATAGGAGTTCCTAATAATGGGTTAAATAAGTGGGCTATTACTTGGGTAACACCTATTTCTTCTAATGAAAAAGCTATTGTAAATAATCCACCATAAAAAAACATAGTATCCCAATCAAGATCTTTAGACATACTTTCAAAATCTTTTTGAGATAAAAGCATTAAAATTAAGGCGCCAGCTAAGGCTATTAATGCGAGATCAATATTTATTACAGAGTGTAGCATAAATCCAACAAGTACAAATACAAAAACAATAACCCCTTTATACATTAGTGATTTGTTTTCGATAGCTTTTTCTGGATCAATATCAGATAAGGTTTTCAATTTTTCATTAAATTCTTTAATATTGAATTTATTTGAAAATTTAAATATTAATATTACAGATATAAATGATAATGCTGTAATAGGCAACATAGTATTGAGGAATTTTGCAAAGTCTAAGTTTCCTATAGATCCTAAAACAATATTCAAAGGACTACCAATTAGAGTACTCATACCACCAATATTATCAATTGTAATTGTTAATAACATTAATGGAGTAGGATTAATTTCCAATGTATCAGCTAATAAAAATATTATAGGAGCCATTAGCATTATAGTTATTAAATTATCTAAAAAGGCGGAAAACAAAGCAACAAGAATCATAATAAGAATTAACACTACCCAAAACTTATATCGACTTATTTTTATTGCATTTATAGCAGTAAAAGTAAAAAAACCACTTTCTTTTAGAATTTCTACAATAATCATCATACCAAGCAAAATACCCAACGTTTCGAAACTAACTATTCTGCCTATATTATCAAATTCTAAGCCTTCAACGGGTTTTAAAATAAACAATAATATACCAAAAAAGAAAGTGATAATGGACTTTTTAACTCTTCTAGCAAAAATAATAAAATAGTAAGCAATAATGGTTATACCAAAAACTATAAGCTCTGACATAAGACCGCCTCCAATTAGATATTTTCTACTTAATTAAACTCCTTTTCTTTAAATTTCTCTTGAAAAGTATTTTAATTTTTTAAAAATATTTCATCTCGTTTAAAGTTGTATTGTGATGAATTTCAAGTTTATTTTTAAAAAAAATCTTCTTAATTTAATGAAAATGTGTTAAAATAAATATGTAAATGGAGGTGATAATATGTTCGATAACTTTACAGATAGAGCAGCAAAGGTATTTATTGAAGCACAAAATGAAGCTAGATATATGGGGCATCCATATGTTGGAACTGAACACTTATTATTAGGACTATTAAAGGTAAATGGTAAATATTTATCTCAAATCTTTTCATATTATAACATAACGTATGGAAAAATAAAAACTGAAATAACCAATATAGTTGGCGTAAATGCTACACAAAATATTGTTGGCGCGTCACCACAACCTACTCCTAGAGCAAAAAGAATCATTGAATTAGCATATGATGAATCAGAGATTTTAGGTACATCTCAAATTGATGCAGAACATTTGCTTCTTGGAATATGTAGGGAAGGTGAAGGTATAGCTGCTCATGTATTGAGACGTTTAGGGATTAATCTTGTAGAAATGAGAAAAAAACTTTCTGATTTAATGTTGAATAAAGGCGAAGGTACATCTGAAATTGAATCTTTTAAAGAAGAAGATGAAGAAAGAATAAGGCAAAAACAAAATGCTTTAAAACAATTAGAAGGATATGGAACAGATTTAACAGAAAAAGCAGCTAAAGATGAGCTAGATCCTGTTATTGGAAGAGATGTTGAAATTAGAAGAGTAATGGAAATATTATCCAGAAGAAAAAAGAATAATCCAGTTTTAATTGGAGAAGCTGGAGTTGGTAAAAGTGCTATTGTTGAAGGGTTAGCTGAAAGAATTGTAAATGGCGATGTTCCAGAAGTACTAAAGGATAAATGTATTTTTTCTCTTGATCTAACTTCATTGGTAGCGGGAACTAAATATCGTGGTGAATTTGAAAAAAGAATGAAAAAGTTAATGCAAGTACTTGAAAAAAATAAAGACATAATATTATTTGTAGATGAATTGCATATGATAGTAGAAGCAGGTGCAGCCGAAGGTTCATCCATGGATGCCGCAAATGTTTTAAAGCCTGCATTAGCCAATGGAGATATTACAATAATCGGCGCAACCACTCCATCAGAGTATAGAAAGTTTATTGAAAAAGACCCTGCTCTTGAAAGAAGATTCCAAAAAATATATGTAAACGAACCATCATATGAAGAAGCAATAGAAATATTAAAAGGTATAAAAACCAAATATGAAGAACATCATAAGGTTGAATATACAAATGATGCTATAGAAGCTGCTGTTAATTTATCATTAAGATATATAACAGATAGATTTTTACCAGATAAAGCGGTTGATTTAATAGATGAAGCAGGTGCTAGAGCAAGATTAAAAGCATTAACATTACCTGCAAATCTAAAAAAGTTATTAAATAAAATAGAGGAATTAGAAGAACAAAAAGAAAATATGATCAGAAATAATGATTTTACTAAAGTAGATGAAATAAAAACTGAAATAAATAAATTAAAAGAAAAATATTCAAAAAAATATGCAGAATGGCGTGAGAAAGCAGAAAAAGAAATAATTGAAATTACAGAAGAACATATATCTGAAGTTGTCTCTGATTGGACTGGAGTTCCATTGAAAAAATTAGAAATGTCAGAAATGGAAAGATTACTTAATCTTGAAGCAGTTCTGCATGAAAGGGTTATTGGACAAGATGATGCAATTAAAGCAGTAGCAAAAGCAATAAGACGTGCAAGAAGTGGAATAAAGGATCCAAGAAGGCCAACAGGAGTATTTTTATTCTTAGGTCCAACCGGTGTTGGAAAAACTGAATTAGCAAAAACTATAGCTGAATATTTATTTGGTGATGAAAAAGCATTAGTAAGAATCGATATGTCAGAATATATGGAAAAATTTAATGTATCTAGATTAGTAGGTGCACCTCCAGGATATGTAGGATATGATGAGGGAGGACAATTAACTGAAGCAGTTAGAAGAAGACCATATTCTGTAATTTTACTTGATGAAATTGAAAAAGCACACCCAGATGTATATAATATTTTACTT encodes the following:
- a CDS encoding FAD-dependent oxidoreductase, translated to MEKYDVVIIGGVAAGTSAAASAKRINKDLKIAIFQKEPYISYGGCGLPYVISGDVKSPESVIALTPEIFKEKKGADVFVNNEVYDIDFENKIVYIKNEAGEKEVKYDKLVISTGASPVIPHFTAWGEDGIFKLRNPDDAKNILNYINSHNPKKAIVIGGGFIGIETAEALKTHNIDITIIEGTDHLLGNIEPEIHEEFVNALQEKGVTLVFNTFAKDIIKDNGSFKVITDNEEYTADMVIVAIGVKPNTEFLKDKGLNMAKNGAVIVNEKMETNINDVYSAGDCATVNHYITKENVYIPLGTTANKQGRIAGKNIAGGNDSFIGVVGSLITKFEDIEYAKTGLTLKEAINKGFNADSVYIKSGSRAHYYRGSKKIKMKLVFEKESGRILGAQFIGGEIHPRLNVITSLIYNNGTVEMLRNMDLAYSPPFSPVWDIDLVAATQAIKKL
- a CDS encoding macro domain-containing protein, with amino-acid sequence MTIFEKRINDLTFKIVIGDITKENVDAIVNAANSYLSHGGGVAAAIVRAGGYTIQKESDEYIKKNGIIKPGQVGITSGGNLKAKYIIHAVGPVWHGGKDNEENILYNAIINSLKKADELNLNSISFPAISSGIFGYPFDKACKVYYLAVEDFSKISKNIKEIRFCLLDKNKALLFKEIIGG
- a CDS encoding SLC13 family permease, whose amino-acid sequence is MSELIVFGITIIAYYFIIFARRVKKSIITFFFGILLFILKPVEGLEFDNIGRIVSFETLGILLGMMIIVEILKESGFFTFTAINAIKISRYKFWVVLILIMILVALFSAFLDNLITIMLMAPIIFLLADTLEINPTPLMLLTITIDNIGGMSTLIGSPLNIVLGSIGNLDFAKFLNTMLPITALSFISVILIFKFSNKFNIKEFNEKLKTLSDIDPEKAIENKSLMYKGVIVFVFVLVGFMLHSVINIDLALIALAGALILMLLSQKDFESMSKDLDWDTMFFYGGLFTIAFSLEEIGVTQVIAHLFNPLLGTPIILMLVIMWISAFTIPFLSAVPGTLILAPVIKLLIINGAPFELWYAYAIGANLGTNLTPLGAVQNIVGVSLLEKNYNKTISFKEYMKNSFITVLIPLILGSLYILFI
- a CDS encoding ATP-dependent Clp protease ATP-binding subunit; this translates as MFDNFTDRAAKVFIEAQNEARYMGHPYVGTEHLLLGLLKVNGKYLSQIFSYYNITYGKIKTEITNIVGVNATQNIVGASPQPTPRAKRIIELAYDESEILGTSQIDAEHLLLGICREGEGIAAHVLRRLGINLVEMRKKLSDLMLNKGEGTSEIESFKEEDEERIRQKQNALKQLEGYGTDLTEKAAKDELDPVIGRDVEIRRVMEILSRRKKNNPVLIGEAGVGKSAIVEGLAERIVNGDVPEVLKDKCIFSLDLTSLVAGTKYRGEFEKRMKKLMQVLEKNKDIILFVDELHMIVEAGAAEGSSMDAANVLKPALANGDITIIGATTPSEYRKFIEKDPALERRFQKIYVNEPSYEEAIEILKGIKTKYEEHHKVEYTNDAIEAAVNLSLRYITDRFLPDKAVDLIDEAGARARLKALTLPANLKKLLNKIEELEEQKENMIRNNDFTKVDEIKTEINKLKEKYSKKYAEWREKAEKEIIEITEEHISEVVSDWTGVPLKKLEMSEMERLLNLEAVLHERVIGQDDAIKAVAKAIRRARSGIKDPRRPTGVFLFLGPTGVGKTELAKTIAEYLFGDEKALVRIDMSEYMEKFNVSRLVGAPPGYVGYDEGGQLTEAVRRRPYSVILLDEIEKAHPDVYNILLQIMDDGRLTDSQGRVVDFRNSIIIMTSNLGSEVINKTKRFMGFVDEETEESKYKEIKQSVMEEVKKAFKPEFLNRLDEMVVFHSLTKNDMKEIIKIQLNDLEKRLKEKDLHIRLKDEAVDFLIEKGFDPIFGARPLKRAIQRYLEDPLAEEILKGRFKEGDKVIIEVKKGNIYFKKGRTTAKQKQKVL